Part of the Salminus brasiliensis chromosome 2, fSalBra1.hap2, whole genome shotgun sequence genome, GTATCGCCAGGCCACAGCAAGCCCTTCAACAGACGCAGCACAAGAAGCCTTAAACCCAGAGGTGCCTGTGGACAACCCTGATGAGGACTCACTCAGAAGGTAGTCTTTATAATGTTGACAGTTAGTGAAAATAGAACACTGAAGCAGGGTGTTGCCACCCTGGCGTTCAATGAATCCCTtcacaaaaataaaagaaagaaacgaTTAATCGAAGTAAAAGTACTGTGCAGAAAACTAGGCAAACAGTCTCatgctgtttttctcttttcaggAGGCTTTTAGAGTCATCGCTCTTCCCTTTCTCCCGGTATGACATGTCTGGATCCAGGGACCACCCAATCTACCCGGATCCTGCCAGGTATGTAAAATGTTATTGAAACTAACCTGGCAGATTCAAGGGCTATTTGGGTTCATGCTATCATTTTGTCTTCTGCAGGTTGTCTCCAGCTGCATATTATGCTCAGAGGATGATCCAGTATCTGTCTCGGAGGGAAAGCATTCGGCAGCGTTCTTTACAGAACCGCCTGCGcactctctcttcttcctccgACAACCAGCCTGGCAATTCTTCATCTgcaccagcagagggcagtgaCGCTGACTATGAGGAGATAGAGTGGGTCTTACCTCTTTTGTTTCTGGTTGATGTTGAGtgatgcttcttttttttttctttttttttttttacagtgtgtgttcttTGCTGCTATGATAGAATACCAGTGTTCTGTTAGCAGCCCTAATCACGCTTACTGTTTAAGCTGTTTAAGGCCTGTGTTAGGACTGCATTGTTGGTCAGACATTTATTGAATGACTCGTCATGGATCTGAATGGCATAGCAATGTTGGGCTTTCAATGAtttactgttctttttctggatTCTGGATTTTTTGCTGATCTCGGCGTGGTCAGAATTATACAAGCACTGGGTTCCTGGAAAGTTCCTAGGACGTTTCTTGGAAAGTCTGGAAAACCTAGCAATTTGGAGAAATTTAGAAAAATTAGAAGTTAATTGAAGTTTGTCGCAAAAAAGTGACTACTTGTTTTCTATGGTACTGAAAAGAACCAAAACTGTGGTGCCTGTGAACTTTCACAGCCATCACATATATGCGAGATTGTGATTTCTTCATAGCTGACTGTGGCCGTGTAATAAGCCTAGACATGCTTGGAGGAAGGAAGGAATAAAACCAAACGTAATGGTGGCAGGAATTGAGTCAGATGATCAGGTGTCATTATTCAAATGGTGTCCCAGAGCATTAAGAACTGAAGGAGGGAACGCCTCAAACTTAAATAATCTAAAAAATGTTCTCGCTTCTTTAGGCTAACGCTGCAATTGGCTCCTAAACATTGCAAGATGTGCATGCAGCAACCTATGTGGTTTTCTACTTGTACCTAGAAGCACGGATCTGTGGTCATCTGACCACTCTGACAACCTACTAAAAGCTCTACGTTGGTTTCACTACTTCTTAAAATTTGCTCCCAGTTTGGTGACCgatttttaaaatgtggatGTAAGGAAATAATAATGCAAATGATGAGTGAGACATAGAAAAACATTAGCCATATGTGCACCAAAATCCCTATGTTCATAATTTTCTGTCTAACTTGCAACTTGACTTCCTTTGtcaaaatacattatttaactCCATACCAAAATAGCTGTAGTCTATCCTTTCTCCAAAAGCAGCTCTAAAACCGATGCGCTCTCACTTTTGATTAAACATTACAGGATTTACAGAGGGATTTGCGTCTTACAGAAATGATTTTCATATGGGACTAGGTGTTAAATAACACACCCAGTAACCATGTGAAAGGCTGAAAGtttttaaatacattcattGCTTATATGATGCCATGTGTGGATGTCATGGAAAAGCGTGGGAACTGGGGCAGCGCACCTAATCTTTTGTTACATTTTTGCAAGTTGCACTTTGACCAGACACTTTTGGTAGCCAGCAATAAGCTTTTGGTAGAATCCTGTTTGGGTATTTGACCAATTTTCTTGGCAGAATCGATTGCCAGAGTTTAATCAAATTAGTTGGTTTTCTCGCAGATCCAGCTTCTAAGCACAGTTCACATGTTTTTTAATAGGGTTGAAATAGGGACTCTGGGAAGGCCATTTCAAAGgcttaatgttagcctgtattatccattccacaaccacatTTGATCTGTGTTTGGGGTTTATTCTGGACCTGCTTGAAGCACCGTTCCCATTGATGTGGGTTGTGTGTACAGAGAAGCTACTAGCTGTTGTCAGTCATGATCACTAACTGAAAGCCAAGAGGCCTTGGCAAGTTAAGACATTATGGAACTTTCAGCATCCCCAAAATAACAATCTGAGTggttatgtgtatatattttggaccctgtatgtataattttgaccCTGTGGTGATTTAATTTTTACGATTAAAGACGTATGTTGTTCACTCATTCTACCCTAGAAAAAGAGCTGTTCAAAGAAATCATTGAAGGCCCAAAATTGCCATAACGTTTATGTTCATGATGAATATATGTAAACTTCCAACCACAGCTATACTTCTGGCAAATGTAACAGTTTATCATCATTTAATCTTTTTTAAAGTTAACCGAATGTTTGGGTTTGGATTGTATTGgacttttaacatttttataaaaaaaaaaagaaaatagccacacacagacaaactTTACTTTAGATCAGCAATGTTCAttgatttaaattatttttcatGGGAAAGCATTTACAAAAATTCATTTGTGTTTTTGATcccaaatgttttctgtgtCCCTGTTAGTTTATTCACAATGTTTGTTGCTTTCTATTATGGCAgtgtgttcagtttttttttttttttttttccttctaatTACAGGGAGCCTGGAGACAGGACAAGACACAGAATGCCCCGCAATGCACGAATGTCTGCACCCTCCCTTGGCCGCTTTGTGCCAAGGTCAGTCATTCTTTGCTGTGTTACATTGTCATTTAGCCCAAGTTTTATTTGATGCTTTTGGGTGTTGATATTTAGCGGAAAGTAGTTATTTTATGCGATTTCACAGAAGAAGAACAATGGCAGTCATTATGTGATGTGATGGGTTTTGTTGAACTTGTTTAATGTTCTTGTTGAAGGAGGTTCCTGTTGCCTGAGTATCTTCCTTATGCTGGCATTTTCCACGAGAGGGGTCAATCGGGTCTGGCAACCCACTCCTCAATCAACAGAGTGTTGGCAGGTACTTGCTTTACATTTAGACCTTAATGCCCCTTCAGCTGCAAAATGAGATGAGGTCAAAAGTTTAGCCTGACTTTGAGTGGTTTTCTCTAGCTTTGCATTTTATACATGTAAAATCTATACTCTATCATTGTGttgctttttatttgtttatttattttaggggCATCGATTGGTGATGGCCAGTCTGCAGTGGCCAGCAACATAGCCAACACTACATACAGGCTGCAGTGGTGGGACTTCACCAAGTTTGACCTCCCTGAGATCAGCAATGGTACTTTTCTCAGATATGTGAAGTCATTTTAGAATGCAAAATCTAATCAGCATTTGCAGAGTTTGATTGCTAATAAAAGTTCTGAATTCTGACTTCTCGAAAATCTCAAAATGCATTAGTTGAAGTGTTAATTTTCTATAATATCCACTTGAAGGtaacttttttgtctttctttgtgtTCCTGTGTCACCTCTGTAGCCTCTGTGAATGTGCTGGTTCCGCACTGTAAGATCTATAATGACGCCAGCTGTGATATCTCGGCGGATGGGCAGCTCTTGGCTGTGTTCATACCCAGCAGTCAGCGGGGCTTTCCAGATGAGGGCATCCTCGCCATCTACTCCCTTGCCCCCCACAACCTGGGAGAGATGCTCTACACCAAGAGATTTGGTTAGTGGATTGCATTTTGTGGAACTTGCATGTGTAAGGTAGTATAAAGCAAAGATGCCCTGAACTGCTCCTGAATATTTTCCAGTCAGAGGTTCTCTGCTGAGGACGCTTACAGAGTTCCAGCTAATCAGTGTCTTTAGGAGCATGTGATTGTTCAAGTGTAGGCGTGTTAGATTATGTTTGTAAGTAAACTTACAACAGTAAGTATGCAGGTGGATAGATCTTCAGGAACAGTACTGGGTACTTTTTAAGCATACGGCAATATTTAGAATTAAATGGGAAGAATTGCATTTTTAAAGTGGTGAAAtggttaaatgtgttttttttaatgtataatcCAAGAAATTGttcatgctgcatctttaggtCCTAATGCCATCTCGGTCAGCCTGTCTCCTATGGGCTGCTATGTAATGGTGGGATTAGCCTCTCGCAGAATCCTTCTCCATCCTACCACTGACCACATGGTGGCACAAGTGTTCCGTTTGCAGCAACCCCATGGAGGAGAGACCTCCATCAGAGTGAGTGCGGTGTTGTGTCACTGCGTTATCCGACTTCAAATTCCACTTGATGCCGGTTTTCTAAGTAAACGTCTTCATTCGTACGTGTTGTACCTTTTTAACCTTCTTGTTTCTCTGTGGTGTAGATGGTGTATAATGTGGTATACCCAATGGCTCCAGATCAGCGCAGGCATGTCAGCATTAACTCGGCACGCTGGCTGCCTGAGCCTGGAATGGGCCTGGCCTACGGGACCAACAAAGGAGATCTAGTTATCTGCAGACCAGTGTGAGTGATCCACAGGACCTTCAAGATCATGCTCAGATTTCTGTTTTTAAAGTTATTGAAATTTAAGTCAGTCACACCTACAAAGGAATGAATTTTACTCATTTATGGCACTGAACACACTAGTGAACAGGGAACGATCACACGATCACTGGTTGGTAACTACTTAGCAAACAGGGAGCAGTTGGTGGTTAGGTGTCTTACAGAAGGTCACCTCAGCCTTGAATGTTGAGGGAGGGTGGGGGTACTATTACCCATATCCTGGGGACCCAGGAAATTTAACCAGCAACCTTCTTGTCCCAAGCCCTCCTCTTTAACATTTTAGGCCCTGTTCTGTTGTTGAAGGGTTGAAGCCAAATGGTgttcaaaaaaagaaagaaagaaataaataaaaaattctaaATGCAGATCATGCTCTACTGTTGACACACGTAGCCAAATGGCAATGAGTAGGTTTGGGGATGTCTTCACAATAACTAAGCttttattagaattatttttatttttaaaaattcacATAAAACTTAGAAATGAGCTTTCAAGAGTCATATTCATATTCTGCttttattttagcagttttGGAGACATGGCTTTATCATTGGTACCGCGGTACCACAGtatgtttaataaatatattgatttacttatttaatattttttttaacataactTCCATGTACTGTATTGTTCAGAATTTTGAAATAATATggaaactgtaactgtaaaatacagttgcaatcaaaatATCAACTTGCACttcaaattaggtttattagaaAAACGTACTGTTAATATGTACTGTTATctgttaataaaacaaataaacaagaacaatttaaatagctcagcataattattataacaagtgctttctccacattccaTACagaatgccacttttaatgaccactgcagtctcaATTTTTCAACCCCTTCAGGACAAGCGTTTTTAGTTCTTTTGCTGTTGACCTGTTGTAAATGTCATGCATAGGTGCACTGGCTGATACTGTGTATTGCATTACTGTTGGCAGTACCTGCTTGGCTTCCTCGACAGTGCTAGCAGACAGTTAACTCTGTTCAACAAGGTTGCATAGAATTATAAAGTAGTAGAAAGAAAAACTGCTTGTTTTTTGAGACAAGTACATTTAAGCAAGTATCAGGGCCTGAATGGATAAGCTGCTGGCTAACTCCGCTGCCTGACGCACTTAATACATTGTCACCACAATATTGGCAGGACAATTGAGATGTTCGGTGGAAGAAAACTGGCCCAGTGATTGCTTTTTAATAAGGTTACTGGCCAAATTACCTTTGGGCTGAATGTCTTATGGAATCGATTGCTTTTGAAGGAATTCGCTGTCAACAGAGTTTGGAGGCAATGTAGTGCCTACAAATGAGTGGCTGCTTTAGCCTGACAGCTATGTTTTTCATTTGTTAGAAACTAGGTTAAAAAGCAACATGGATCAATTCAGTGTAAGATTATGGAGTCTTGTCACTATTTTTGGAACACAGTTATTCTCAACAAACTAAGATTTGATGGTGTATCAAAGTGAAAGTGGTTTTGTATTTGCAGTGATTATCGGAATGATGGAGATAGCAGTGCTGATCAGAGCTCAGATCCTTTATTCAACATAaacagcagcggcagcagcagtcGCACTCGTGGAGTGGACCGCCCGGGGTGAGGAAAACGCACTGTTTTTAGTGATTTCTCAAAACTACTGAGACAAATGCTTTactgattcattaaaaaaatacagtgttCTGATGGCCGAGTCATCTTCCATGGTGATTTTATAGGACAAGTCGATCTGGCTGGCGTTTGGACAGGGACATGGGACTGATGAACGCCATTGGCCTGCAGCCTCGGCAGCCCGCCCCCTCAGTGACCTCACAGGGCACGCAGACACCGGTGGTGCGGCTGCAGAATGCAGAGACCCAAACGGAGCGAGAGCTTCCCTCCACAAGTGTGTTCCAGGCTATACACAGACCACAACACTGTAAGAGACCCACACTGACCGTAACCTACCGCCTGGTCATACAATGTGCTTAATTTGcatgtttgttctttcttgttGGATCAGTAGTCAGTATTAAATCAGTCAAACCAAGAGAAAATTAAGGCTTTAGGCTTAATTTTGCACTATATTGTTCTTCCAGTGGAAAGGTGGAGCATCAGAAATGTTTGTtgatgggcttttttttttcttgatgtACCTGTAAGCGCACATTAAACCATGGATCCTCATCCACCTGTTCTTTCTTTAGTGGTGGAGACTAGTGAGGTTCAGACCACTAGCACAGAGACACTCGCAGACAATGAGACACGCCACACGTCGTCACACGCCCTGGCCAATGGAGCAGCTTCTCATGACCCGTCTTCCCAGACTGACTCACTGACCGCCAACAATGGTACCTATATCTCACCTGtatccttttttttcccctcccctctTCCCCAGCCATCATCTCCtaatgtcttgttttttttccccttttttcttaTACTCCCCCTACCCGTCCTTGCCATTGCCAATCTCCATTACCACTTTTAGCTTGACTGATGCCAGAGGCACTGATTGAGAAACAAACCAATTTGAAATTGAAACAAGGCTTTAGTGCAGAGTGCTGTGTAGTGTCCACTTGATCGATTCTGACAGTTATTGGTGTGGGACTGCCTGTTGGTCTAATCCAATCTAACCTCTCCTTCACAGTTGCGGGTGTCATGATCATTTGTATTTGACAGTCACTTGCTAAGTTCACAATGCTGCACCACTTGCATTTCCTAAAATTGATCCTGGACAATAGCTAAGTCTTACTTGTACAACATAGGACAATTCTATGGGACATTTTATGttcataaatattaatattgctgttattatattataaagttGCACTTCCAACTCAACTTCTTACCATATCTACATCCTTCTTCTGTATTGCACACAAAGTTGCTTTTACAACACCGCATAATTCCTTTCTTTGTCCTCTTTCAGGGGAGTCCCAGGCAGAGCCTGGCCTGGGGGAGGACGCTCTGTCCCGGATCCGGCGGCTCATGGCCGAGGGTGGCATGACGGCGGTTGTCCAGAGAGAGCGCAGCACCACTATGGCGTCCATGGGTGGCTTCGGGAACAACATCGTGGTCAGTCATCGCATTCACCGTGGCTCACAGACACCTGCGGGAGCAGCACAGCCCAACAACCCAGAGACTAACCCCAGCACGGGACCGTTCCTCTCAGACTCCTCAGATGCATATTCTGCTGCTTCAGGGTCTCTTTCCTCAGAAATTCCCTCTAGTTCTGCCCTTCCATCTCCAGGCTCTAGTACGGCATTGGAGGCAGTCGCGCCCGCTGCGGCCATGGAGGTCATAGTGGGGCACGGTCAGGCAGAAGAGCCCCATGCCCAGCCCTCCTCAAGTAGTGCGTACACGTCAAACATTCGTAGCAACAACAACCGCAACAACAATAACCGTGAGGGAAGCAGCAGCAGGGAGTACTCTGATGACCTGTACAGCAGATAGTGCTACCTCTGGCTGTCGGAGGAAAAACGCACATCTCATTGTAGCAGGCTGGTCTGCATACAGCAGGCTGTGAAAGGTTCTCCTGACTGAATGGAACACTCGGGCGGAACTGCGTGCCTGTGTTTTTGCCTCCTTCTGCTTTGGCCTTATTTGCAGACGAATGAGTGCCAAGTTTCCATGCCGTCTCCCTTCAGAGGAGACGTCAACCTGCCTCtcatacaaacatacaaaccgttatttttttttgttgtttggtttgttttttttgctcccCCCCCCCTTGTGGAAGGCCATCATTGTTGCACTTGGTCATTGCACTTCAACTGTAGTTTTGCTTCCTTTGATATGAGTCTCGGGACATTTGATCATTCCATGCCAGAAAGGGCTTCTACTTGAGTTATTCTTGTACAGGGGTACAGAAACGGTGGGATTCAGTTTACTGCTCTTTCAAGCACTGTCAGTGTCATctgcaatcaatcaatcaaagtGCCAGGGCAAGGCTACAGGAACAGGTCTGCTGGTTCATGTTTGTCTCGGCCAGGGCAGACAGACCATATATTCATTTCTGTAAACAAATCATTTTAGATTGAAGACTGGAGCACAGGCGTAGGGGCTTTGTCGCCAGACACTGCTAGCTGTTTCTCTAATTCTGTAATTATCGCGTTTTCCCTCCACTCTTAGTCAGatgttggctgtgtgtttgtagaGCAGAAATTACGGCCAAGGTGTAACGGTTCTAACATCTATCCGTTCTAGATTTCAGCAAGCAGTGTGTATGGAGGGTGAGCTCAGAGCAGCAtcgttttgttttggtttttttttttttttttgtcagtgttttactgtgatGGCTTTTAGATTACTGCATCACTGGCTTGAAAAACATCTTTTGTTTGGTTAACTGGGGGAAACGAGCATTTTCACAAGCAATCCGTGTAATTAACAAGTTTAAGCCCAtaagtttccttttttttttttttttttcttctatctATATAAACCTTTTGAAAAGGGCCAAAACAACGACCACCATCCCCCTGTCGGTCTTTGCCTGCAGTGGAGTGTCTAGAAAGGCTCTATTCGATTGCTTGTTGGGCTCTGTTACCCTGAACCAATGCTGCTTGTGCTCACCTACGTTCAGCCTGTGATGCTCACTAATGGTTTTTGTCTTTATCCCACCAGTCACAGCATGCCTAGGACACCTAAAGTGACAACTAGTATCTGATTGCACTAAACACCCTGGTTTCTCTCCCAACTACCCACGCCGACAACCAGAGTTGGCACAAGGACAGATGGGGCATATCTGCCCTAATGAAGCTGGGTGTAGGAGAAACAAAATACTTGAATTTGAATTACATACAGTAGAATATCTCTAATGGATGAGGCTTCTTGAGGCTTCCAAGTGGTGTTATTGGAAAACCAGCCTTGAACCAGCAATTGCgctgaaacacaaacactgcgTAAAATGACTGGCCCGTGTGCTTGTGCGTGCGTGTACTACTGTGCATGAGTGGTTGTGTCACAGGTAAGTGTAGCATCTCCAACCAACAAATGATGATAAAtcaaggaggaaaaaaaagacttgAAAGCTCAAATGTTGTTTTTGGTTTTAGATACATATATGTAATGCTCTGTGCGCCCCCCTCGTTCTCCTGAAGTTCACGCGCTTCTGGTCAGAGACATCTGCGCAGAGCTATGGACCTTTCGTGGACTTCATGGAATCATCAAGTGGGCTTTCCTCACTCCTCTGTTGGGGGGCGAACGATAAGCATGGAACATCCATCATCCTGATTGGATTTTATTTGGTGTCTGAAAAACTGAGCCTGTGGTTCTTTTAATAGTTTGAGTAAATTTGACAATGTGCCCCTTAGTAGTCTCTCTTCCCTGCCCCACTTTTAGCTGACTAGTATTTATCCCTGTTCTGCCAccatggaaaaagaaaaaaaaaaaaagaaaaaagctgaaGGACCCTCACCTTCCCACTCTCTGTTTAATGCCTTTATTATGGGAAGTTTGGTCAGTGTTTAATTTCATGCACAACATTTACGTATGGAAGAGAGTGAGTGCGCGAGCGAGCATTGAGTTCTTGAGAAATTATTTGTGACTTGACTGTCAAGCCTATATGCCTTTTAAGCTTCGAGTGGTTTTGATTGATATTGTTTCAAATGTTAGTAGAACTAAAATCTTGTTGgtgctgtttgttgtttgtttgttgtttgtttgtttatttatttttcacgAGGTTAGTCTGGTACAGTCgcagaaggtgtgtgtgtgtgtgtgtgtgtgtgtgtgtgtgtgtgtgtgtgtgtgtgtgtgtgtgtgtgtgtgtgtgtgtgtgtgtcttccccAACACTGTTACTGATCTGAGACATGAACTAGAGCAATATGTGGCAAGGACACAGGGATGGAAATTGTCATTGAGCAAACTGTATCATTCCCTTTCCATGCTGTGTGACTGTATCCTATGTTCTCTTTTACTCTGTTAAACCTAGTCATAGATATATCAGTTCATAAGGGTTCCTCTCTTTCACTCTATTACTTGCCTGCTTCAGACCATGCAGTACACATGAGtttgagatgatgatgatgtgtgtCACTCTCTTTAGGgtttgttttagtgttttaggCTTTCTTCAGAAGCTCATGTACATACTGGTCAACTGAAGCATATGGAATTAGAGAAGATACCAGTAATGTAAAACATGATGTAAAGTGTCAGATATACATTGCTGGTTCTCTGCCAGTTTTAATGTCCTCACTGCTGGGTCAGTGCTGAAGAAGTCAAAGGCATAATAATggtggcaaaaaaaaacacaaaaactaacaaaaaaaaccctacaaCTTTAAAAAGCCCCCTTGTCCTCTGAGGTGAGAGGCGGTTCTTTTATCAAGTAAAGAAGCGTGAAGTTCATTCTTTTATTAGCTAATATAGGGGTTAGGTGTTTGTTTAACGAAGTGCTGTGGGACACCAAAGATCCAGTGTTATGATGATGGTTAAAAGAGATttaataaaatgggaatattgaAAGTATGGTGCTTGTTGAAGTCGTGCTTTGTTGCAGTAGCCTGGGAGTTATATGTTGAAAGAAACCACCGTTCCTCCTCCAAAACCAGGAGAGTAATTTTTCTTGACATCAGTGTTATTT contains:
- the ambra1b gene encoding activating molecule in BECN1-regulated autophagy protein 1B, with product MAVQNRNAVLVLSGRERGARMLGSQRLLQQLVEERTRWMKLQSQKVELPDNPRSTFLLAFSPDRNLMASTHVNHNIYITEVKTGKCLHSLVGHRRTPWCLTFHPTIPGLVASGCLDGEVRIWDLHGGSESWFTEGNVAIASLAFHPTAQLLLIATNNELHFWDWSRPEPFAVVKTGSETERVRLVRFDPLGHNLLTAIVNPSNQQNDEDSDVPMDSMEMALFRQRSLLRSPPVRRTPILHNFLHILSSRSAGAAAGDQARPAPEPHEPPASMPLFQYPGRGADLGDHPSQQGCTQHLGLGCLCSRCAASQNVLGQNLSPLPPSDPPRSHPHPQTHAAPGTSAFSTTPSQSRPSSDRPSAFSSVYSATAGGSLHRGLSSLRTSLPLGPQSGSPLEPGRLPGADWSGSLLNTGPEAALGAGVAGIGARGVVLPPRTSSSSMGLHSLHRYPDGSSSSPIYTSATEGRGLVMPGTDPRQGRASDGTSSGHHPFYDSTQRNNPASIRNVLQCNLSRYFMEYERMQDLERPGGSREVAGQGPVQELLANSIDSERPGPSHRSSSHPAEGSSSAGLPHSHPNRCRSCHNLLTFNHDTQRWERSGQTSSTAAQESAPWQLTVPAFEDTAQNSRGESHTPEMRTLDPGEPSSGLRGQQPMGLVYNQETGQWERVYRQATASPSTDAAQEALNPEVPVDNPDEDSLRRRLLESSLFPFSRYDMSGSRDHPIYPDPARLSPAAYYAQRMIQYLSRRESIRQRSLQNRLRTLSSSSDNQPGNSSSAPAEGSDADYEEIEEPGDRTRHRMPRNARMSAPSLGRFVPRRFLLPEYLPYAGIFHERGQSGLATHSSINRVLAGASIGDGQSAVASNIANTTYRLQWWDFTKFDLPEISNASVNVLVPHCKIYNDASCDISADGQLLAVFIPSSQRGFPDEGILAIYSLAPHNLGEMLYTKRFGPNAISVSLSPMGCYVMVGLASRRILLHPTTDHMVAQVFRLQQPHGGETSIRMVYNVVYPMAPDQRRHVSINSARWLPEPGMGLAYGTNKGDLVICRPVDYRNDGDSSADQSSDPLFNINSSGSSSRTRGVDRPGTSRSGWRLDRDMGLMNAIGLQPRQPAPSVTSQGTQTPVVRLQNAETQTERELPSTSVFQAIHRPQHLVETSEVQTTSTETLADNETRHTSSHALANGAASHDPSSQTDSLTANNGESQAEPGLGEDALSRIRRLMAEGGMTAVVQRERSTTMASMGGFGNNIVVSHRIHRGSQTPAGAAQPNNPETNPSTGPFLSDSSDAYSAASGSLSSEIPSSSALPSPGSSTALEAVAPAAAMEVIVGHGQAEEPHAQPSSSSAYTSNIRSNNNRNNNNREGSSSREYSDDLYSR